The following are from one region of the Simiduia agarivorans SA1 = DSM 21679 genome:
- a CDS encoding penicillin-binding protein 1A, with the protein MEKLPKKYRWLRVMGWLTLTGISAVALSAGGLYLYLNPKLPSVETLKQVRLQTPLRVYSADGKLIGEFGEKRRSPIRYDQIPQAYIDAILAAEDDQFYKHHGVSIKGLLRAASQILQTGQIQGGGSTITMQVARNFFLTFDQTFLRKANEILLAIKIETELTKEEILELYVNKIYQGNRAYGIEAAAQVYYGKSIDQLTLPQLAMIAGLPKAPSRYNPIANPPRATTRRNWILGRMLELGKITQSQYDEAVAAPLTARFHEFALDLSSPYVAEMARQQVLEFYGEDAYNDGLRVYTTIDTRLQATAQQAVINGLLTYDRRHGYRGPEKNLRQSGLPEDEQRSRYLDELVRQPDLGGLEPAVVIQINEQSVDVLRDNNQTVTIAWEQGLADAKRYINEDRVGSPPQTAGEVLKEGDLIRIQSKDNQWWLAQIPVAQASLVALDPEDGAIRSLVGGFDFRQSHFNRVVQAERQPGSSFKPFIYTAALENGFTPASLINDAPIVFEDASLEGTWRPENDGGQFLGPIRMRQALYQSRNLVSIRILRSMGINNTIEQLSRFGFDTSKLPRDLSLALGSHALTPLQIATGYAVFANGGFRVSPYLVSHITDVNGELLFEENPLRACRQCPERLAQEQPKIEQPLADTPLDEADNLEALLAQTPEPAPEETDAGEAPIRLADRVLNERDAYLIDSMLRDVVKKGTGRKAMALGRDDLAGKTGTTNGPRDAWFSGYNHKLVATAWLGFDQNYLLGRREFGGTAALPIWIDFMAEALKGIPEQHRRQPDGIITVRIDPKTGKRAQPGSQGALFEIFKAENAPQETDTIHGLQQSSEDSEETLPEELF; encoded by the coding sequence ATGGAAAAATTACCTAAGAAGTACCGCTGGTTGCGGGTTATGGGCTGGCTCACGCTGACCGGAATCAGCGCTGTTGCCCTATCTGCCGGGGGGCTCTACCTGTATCTCAACCCTAAATTGCCCTCTGTGGAGACGCTTAAACAGGTGCGTCTCCAAACCCCACTGCGCGTGTATTCGGCCGATGGAAAGCTGATTGGCGAGTTCGGAGAGAAACGACGCAGCCCTATCCGCTACGACCAGATCCCTCAGGCATACATTGACGCCATACTTGCGGCTGAGGACGACCAATTCTACAAACATCACGGCGTCTCCATTAAAGGACTTTTGCGAGCAGCTTCACAAATATTGCAAACAGGCCAGATTCAGGGCGGCGGCAGCACCATCACCATGCAGGTGGCGCGCAATTTTTTCCTGACTTTTGATCAGACCTTTTTGCGCAAAGCCAACGAAATTCTGTTGGCGATCAAAATTGAGACTGAACTCACAAAAGAAGAAATTTTAGAACTCTACGTCAATAAAATTTACCAAGGCAATCGCGCCTACGGCATCGAGGCGGCTGCACAGGTCTACTACGGCAAAAGCATAGACCAATTAACCTTGCCGCAACTGGCAATGATTGCCGGTTTGCCAAAAGCACCTTCGCGCTATAACCCCATTGCCAACCCCCCGCGCGCCACCACCCGCCGCAATTGGATTCTTGGGCGGATGCTGGAACTGGGCAAAATAACTCAGTCTCAATACGACGAAGCCGTAGCCGCTCCCTTGACCGCCCGCTTTCACGAGTTCGCGCTGGACCTGAGTTCACCCTATGTGGCAGAAATGGCGCGCCAGCAAGTATTGGAATTCTATGGTGAAGACGCCTACAACGATGGTTTGCGCGTATACACCACCATTGATACCCGCCTGCAAGCCACCGCCCAGCAAGCAGTGATCAATGGTCTGCTGACCTATGACCGCCGCCACGGCTATCGCGGTCCGGAAAAAAACCTGCGCCAATCGGGCCTGCCTGAAGATGAACAACGCTCCCGCTATCTGGACGAGCTGGTGCGGCAGCCCGATCTGGGCGGATTGGAGCCTGCGGTGGTGATTCAGATAAACGAACAAAGCGTGGATGTGCTGCGCGACAACAACCAGACCGTCACTATCGCATGGGAGCAGGGGCTGGCCGATGCCAAGCGATACATCAATGAAGACCGCGTAGGCAGCCCGCCGCAAACTGCCGGGGAAGTACTTAAAGAAGGCGATTTAATTCGCATTCAATCTAAAGACAACCAGTGGTGGCTCGCCCAGATCCCCGTTGCCCAGGCATCATTAGTGGCACTGGATCCAGAAGATGGCGCCATCCGGTCGCTGGTCGGCGGATTTGATTTCCGCCAAAGCCATTTTAATCGCGTGGTGCAAGCCGAGCGGCAGCCCGGCTCCAGTTTCAAACCCTTTATTTATACGGCAGCGCTCGAAAACGGCTTTACGCCCGCATCGCTCATTAACGATGCGCCGATCGTATTCGAAGACGCCAGTCTCGAAGGCACCTGGCGTCCGGAAAACGACGGCGGCCAGTTTCTTGGCCCGATCCGCATGCGACAAGCGCTGTACCAATCGCGCAACCTGGTCTCCATCCGTATTCTGCGCTCCATGGGCATCAATAACACCATTGAGCAGCTGAGTCGCTTTGGCTTCGACACCAGCAAGCTGCCCAGGGACCTATCCCTTGCGCTGGGCAGCCATGCATTGACGCCGCTGCAGATTGCCACCGGTTACGCGGTATTTGCCAACGGCGGCTTCCGCGTTTCGCCCTATCTGGTGAGCCACATCACCGATGTCAATGGTGAGCTGCTGTTCGAGGAAAACCCGTTGCGCGCCTGCCGTCAGTGCCCGGAGCGGCTGGCACAAGAGCAGCCAAAAATAGAACAACCGCTCGCCGACACTCCTTTGGATGAAGCCGATAACCTCGAGGCGCTGCTGGCCCAGACGCCGGAGCCCGCACCCGAAGAAACCGACGCTGGTGAAGCACCGATCCGGCTGGCCGATCGCGTCCTGAATGAACGCGACGCCTACCTGATCGACTCGATGCTGCGCGACGTGGTGAAAAAAGGCACCGGCCGCAAAGCCATGGCGCTGGGCCGGGATGACCTGGCCGGCAAGACCGGCACCACCAACGGGCCGCGCGATGCCTGGTTCTCAGGTTACAACCATAAGCTGGTGGCCACTGCCTGGCTTGGCTTTGATCAGAATTACCTGCTCGGCCGGCGCGAATTCGGCGGCACGGCCGCACTGCCCATCTGGATCGATTTCATGGCGGAAGCCTTGAAGGGCATTCCGGAGCAACACCGGCGCCAGCCCGACGGCATCATTACAGTGCGCATCGACCCCAAAACCGGCAAGCGCGCGCAACCCGGCAGCCAGGGTGCCCTGTTCGAAATTTTCAAAGCAGAAAATGCGCCGCAGGAAACCGATACCATTCACGGCCTGCAGCAATCGTCAGAAGACAGCGAAGAAACCCTGCCGGAAGAGTTGTTCTGA
- a CDS encoding malic enzyme-like NAD(P)-binding protein: MSESRKKAALDYHAFPVPGKLSIELSTPAETQEDLSLAYSPGVAEPVREIARDPELAYRYTGKGNLVAVISDGSAILGLGNLGPLASKPVMEGKGLLFKRFAGINSIDIEVESESPAQFIETVASIAITFGGINLEDIKAPECFEIENQLKARCDIPVFHDDQHGTAIVTVAGMLNALEIQGKSIEDARIVCLGAGAAATACCKLMMAAGAQPEHITMLDSKGVIHSGRTDLNQYKALFATPTSARTLDDAIEGADAFLGVSGPNLLNAAQLSRMAVNPVVFACSNPDPEIDPALAHSVRDDLIMATGRSDFPNQVNNVLCFPFLFRGALDVRATIINEDMKLAAVEAIRAIAKEPVTDAVRRAYGGVDLQFGRDYILPKPTDERLLGRVAAAVAQAAVDTGVAHLPFPDHYPLAGLADIKL, translated from the coding sequence ATGTCCGAGTCACGCAAGAAAGCGGCGCTCGATTATCACGCTTTTCCGGTACCCGGAAAGCTGAGCATCGAGTTATCCACCCCTGCTGAAACGCAGGAAGATTTATCCCTCGCCTACAGCCCCGGTGTGGCAGAGCCCGTGCGCGAAATCGCGCGCGATCCGGAACTGGCCTATCGCTATACCGGCAAAGGCAATTTAGTGGCAGTGATTTCCGATGGCAGCGCCATCCTGGGGTTGGGTAACCTCGGGCCATTGGCGTCAAAACCCGTGATGGAGGGCAAGGGGCTTTTGTTCAAGCGCTTTGCTGGCATTAACTCCATTGATATTGAGGTTGAATCGGAATCGCCGGCGCAGTTTATTGAAACGGTTGCCAGCATCGCGATTACCTTTGGTGGTATCAATCTGGAAGACATTAAAGCGCCCGAATGTTTTGAGATTGAAAACCAGTTGAAAGCGCGCTGCGATATTCCGGTATTCCATGATGATCAGCACGGCACGGCGATTGTGACAGTGGCCGGTATGTTGAATGCGCTGGAAATTCAGGGTAAATCCATCGAGGATGCACGTATTGTGTGCCTGGGAGCCGGTGCTGCCGCCACGGCCTGCTGTAAATTGATGATGGCGGCCGGCGCCCAGCCGGAACACATCACCATGCTCGACAGCAAAGGCGTGATCCACAGTGGTCGCACCGATCTCAACCAATACAAGGCCTTGTTCGCCACGCCCACGTCGGCGCGCACGCTGGATGATGCAATCGAGGGCGCCGATGCGTTTTTGGGGGTGTCGGGACCTAATCTGTTAAACGCGGCGCAGCTTTCCCGGATGGCGGTCAACCCGGTGGTGTTTGCCTGTTCGAATCCCGATCCGGAAATCGATCCTGCGCTGGCGCACAGTGTGCGGGATGATCTGATCATGGCCACCGGCCGCTCGGATTTTCCGAACCAGGTGAACAATGTGCTGTGTTTCCCGTTCTTGTTCCGTGGTGCACTGGATGTGCGTGCCACCATCATCAACGAGGACATGAAGCTGGCCGCGGTGGAGGCGATTCGCGCGATTGCGAAGGAGCCGGTGACCGACGCCGTACGGCGTGCCTACGGCGGTGTGGATTTACAATTCGGGCGCGACTATATCCTGCCTAAACCCACTGACGAGCGGTTGCTCGGCCGGGTCGCCGCGGCGGTTGCGCAGGCGGCAGTGGACACCGGAGTGGCGCATCTGCCATTCCCCGATCACTACCCGTTGGCGGGGTTGGCGGATATAAAACTGTGA
- the rpmE gene encoding 50S ribosomal protein L31, whose protein sequence is MKADIHPNYVAVVANCSCGNKIETRSTLGQDFHVDVCSECHPFYTGKQKEVASGGRIDRFKKRFAGRTSK, encoded by the coding sequence ATGAAAGCTGATATCCATCCAAATTACGTGGCCGTAGTTGCTAACTGCAGCTGTGGTAACAAAATCGAAACCCGTTCTACTCTGGGCCAGGACTTCCACGTGGACGTATGTTCCGAGTGCCACCCTTTCTACACGGGTAAGCAGAAAGAAGTGGCTTCCGGTGGTCGTATCGACCGCTTCAAGAAGCGCTTCGCGGGCCGCACCAGCAAGTAA
- a CDS encoding thermonuclease family protein: MTHVYDADTFKLGNGQRLRLIGVNAPEMGRDGKPDEPHARAATDFARRWSKDRALYLSLDTEHKDRYRRTLGHITDADGASLSVALLEAGLAWPVAVPPNTRMASCEFAAAKHAAARGLGVWSADPIKAKSLSKGGFARVTGVVSRVDRARNGDLWLDLGANLAVQIRVQDQGYFDDLPDSDWLNRELTLLGWVVDRRGDKRLAAKGYAPFRLQWRHPLMGELAEK, encoded by the coding sequence GTGACCCATGTTTACGACGCCGATACCTTCAAGCTTGGCAATGGCCAGCGTTTGCGTTTAATTGGCGTGAATGCGCCCGAAATGGGACGCGACGGTAAACCGGATGAACCGCATGCGCGTGCAGCCACGGATTTTGCCCGGCGCTGGTCTAAAGACCGTGCGTTGTATCTGTCATTGGATACCGAACACAAGGATCGCTACCGCCGCACCCTGGGCCATATCACCGACGCCGACGGCGCAAGCCTCAGTGTAGCGTTGCTGGAAGCGGGGCTCGCCTGGCCGGTAGCGGTGCCGCCCAATACCCGGATGGCAAGCTGCGAATTTGCGGCCGCGAAACACGCCGCCGCCCGCGGACTGGGCGTTTGGTCTGCTGATCCTATAAAAGCCAAAAGTCTGAGCAAGGGCGGATTCGCCCGGGTTACGGGCGTGGTGAGCCGGGTTGACCGCGCGCGCAATGGCGATCTGTGGCTGGATCTGGGGGCGAATCTGGCGGTGCAGATCCGCGTTCAGGATCAGGGCTATTTTGATGATTTGCCCGACAGTGATTGGCTTAACCGTGAGCTCACCTTGTTGGGTTGGGTGGTGGACCGGCGCGGTGACAAGCGATTGGCCGCCAAGGGTTACGCACCGTTCCGGTTGCAATGGCGTCACCCGCTGATGGGCGAACTGGCCGAAAAGTGA
- a CDS encoding M9 family metallopeptidase — MKKLTTTPLAAALLSALCALPVAASGLEHGHPELDSRHQNSRVLDGASPLQLASRNTVMRSLTSAQAVQASLCTAAELAPLSGQALTDAILAADFSCINGLFSITGTTANALFNETDMVSVAARLQSLAASYDGTNNSNILNLIMYLRAGYYVQWYHPADVGDYGVALSNASRAALDVYFASTHTLSVTAAHGDVLREALTLIDSAGHNARFLGLFESLLNRFDQGHTGIYSMMAAMTSVLTNLYRGQWADGYAEALANRLSLVDSLDSFIRNNESLLGTDDDYMLKDVASELGRMLLFTGPVKDRAKPYVQGIFSRYSMDGYGSVVWLAAANMADYYDNCADYGICGYQEQLEAQILSIHHTCSSTIKIRAQEMNGTELADSCNQMAQQEVTFHQMLTTNYQPVANDLNTDLEVVIFDDYNNYNSYAGTFFGINTNNGGMYLEGNPAQAGNQARFIAHEASWKRPEFEVWNLRHEYVHYLDGRFNLHGDFGDSISEATIWWIEGLAEYVSQGNNNQQAIDVTRANGYSLSSLFANTYDSGTDRIYRGGYMAVRFMFERHRSEVDTILGYFRAGNYTGYASFMASIGTSYDSEFASWLASVDTGGNPSGDADGDGYPDATDAFPNDPTEWLDTDGDGIGNNADTDDDNDGVPDASDAFPLDPTEWLDTDGDGIGNNADTDDDNDGIPDVSDPNPLEPDTGSGNCTTEACDPTVSRMQAGIAKVGVASSYAAYYAIWVPAGTQSLQLTSSGGTGDADVYLRAGGYPSRTNYDVKGAVAGNAEKLRVESPQAGWYYITVYATETFAGVNLLAEFNVDAGTPTPDPTEPEGATDPAQQNLYNGWAKQGIDGTDARYYAIWIPAGASNLKIATSGGTGDADLYVRFGQWPTESTWDYRPYQTGNAETVSIAAPQTGGYYYIMLKAYEPFTGVKLLATHD; from the coding sequence ATGAAGAAACTAACCACAACCCCCCTGGCGGCGGCGCTGTTGTCTGCGTTGTGCGCTTTACCGGTCGCGGCCAGCGGCCTTGAACATGGGCATCCCGAGCTGGATTCCCGCCACCAGAACAGCCGTGTACTCGATGGCGCCAGCCCTTTGCAGCTGGCGTCCCGAAATACCGTCATGCGAAGCCTGACGTCGGCGCAGGCAGTGCAGGCCAGCTTGTGTACAGCGGCGGAGTTAGCGCCGCTGTCGGGGCAGGCACTGACCGATGCGATCCTGGCGGCGGATTTCAGTTGCATCAACGGCCTGTTTTCCATCACCGGCACAACCGCGAACGCCTTGTTCAATGAAACGGACATGGTGTCAGTGGCGGCCCGGTTGCAAAGCCTCGCGGCCAGCTACGACGGCACCAATAACAGCAACATCCTGAACCTGATCATGTACCTGCGCGCCGGTTACTATGTGCAGTGGTATCACCCGGCTGACGTGGGCGATTACGGCGTGGCACTGAGCAACGCCTCCCGCGCGGCACTGGATGTGTATTTCGCATCAACCCATACCCTGAGCGTCACCGCGGCGCACGGGGATGTGTTGCGCGAAGCGCTCACGCTTATTGACAGCGCCGGCCACAACGCGCGCTTTCTGGGCCTGTTCGAGTCACTGCTGAACCGCTTTGACCAGGGCCATACCGGTATCTATTCCATGATGGCGGCCATGACCTCGGTGCTCACCAATCTGTACCGCGGCCAGTGGGCCGATGGATATGCCGAGGCGCTGGCCAACCGGCTCTCGTTAGTGGATAGCCTGGACAGTTTTATCCGCAATAACGAATCCCTGCTCGGCACCGACGATGACTACATGCTGAAAGATGTGGCGTCTGAACTGGGCCGGATGCTGTTGTTTACCGGCCCGGTGAAAGACCGCGCCAAGCCCTATGTGCAGGGCATTTTCAGTCGTTACAGCATGGATGGTTACGGCAGCGTGGTGTGGCTGGCGGCGGCCAATATGGCGGACTACTACGACAATTGTGCCGACTATGGCATTTGCGGTTATCAGGAGCAGCTGGAAGCGCAGATTCTGTCGATCCATCACACCTGCTCATCCACCATCAAAATCCGGGCGCAGGAAATGAATGGCACCGAGCTGGCCGATTCCTGTAACCAGATGGCCCAGCAGGAGGTGACGTTCCACCAGATGCTCACCACCAACTACCAACCGGTGGCGAATGACCTGAACACCGATCTGGAAGTGGTGATCTTCGACGATTACAACAACTACAACAGCTACGCCGGCACCTTCTTTGGTATCAATACCAACAACGGCGGTATGTATCTGGAGGGTAATCCCGCTCAGGCCGGCAACCAGGCCCGGTTTATCGCCCACGAGGCGAGCTGGAAACGGCCCGAATTCGAGGTGTGGAATCTGCGTCATGAATATGTGCATTACCTGGATGGCCGTTTTAATCTGCACGGCGACTTCGGTGATTCCATCAGCGAAGCCACCATCTGGTGGATTGAGGGCCTCGCGGAATACGTATCGCAGGGCAACAACAACCAACAGGCCATCGATGTCACTCGTGCCAATGGCTACAGCCTGAGCAGCTTGTTCGCCAACACTTACGACAGCGGCACCGATCGCATCTATCGCGGCGGCTACATGGCGGTGCGTTTTATGTTTGAGCGGCACCGGTCTGAAGTGGACACCATTCTCGGCTATTTCCGCGCCGGCAATTACACCGGTTATGCCAGTTTCATGGCGTCCATCGGCACAAGCTACGACAGTGAGTTTGCCAGCTGGCTCGCCAGCGTGGACACCGGCGGTAACCCCAGCGGTGATGCGGATGGTGACGGCTACCCCGACGCCACCGATGCCTTCCCGAATGATCCCACCGAATGGTTGGATACCGATGGCGATGGCATTGGCAACAATGCCGATACCGATGACGACAACGACGGCGTGCCGGATGCCAGCGATGCCTTCCCGCTCGATCCCACCGAGTGGCTGGATACCGATGGCGACGGCATAGGCAACAATGCCGACACCGACGACGACAATGACGGCATTCCCGATGTGTCCGATCCGAATCCGCTGGAGCCAGATACCGGCAGCGGCAATTGCACCACTGAAGCCTGTGATCCCACGGTATCGCGCATGCAGGCGGGCATCGCCAAGGTGGGTGTTGCGTCCAGCTATGCGGCTTACTACGCCATCTGGGTGCCTGCCGGTACGCAGAGTCTGCAGCTGACCAGTTCGGGCGGCACTGGCGATGCCGATGTGTACCTGCGCGCAGGCGGCTATCCATCGCGCACCAATTACGACGTTAAAGGTGCGGTGGCCGGCAATGCGGAAAAGCTGCGTGTCGAAAGCCCGCAGGCCGGTTGGTACTACATCACGGTCTATGCCACGGAAACCTTTGCCGGTGTTAATCTGCTGGCCGAGTTCAATGTGGATGCCGGCACGCCCACGCCCGATCCCACCGAGCCTGAGGGCGCTACTGACCCCGCTCAGCAAAATCTCTACAACGGGTGGGCCAAGCAAGGCATTGATGGCACCGATGCACGCTACTACGCCATCTGGATACCGGCGGGCGCGAGCAATCTGAAAATTGCCACCAGTGGCGGCACGGGTGATGCCGATCTCTATGTTCGCTTTGGTCAATGGCCAACGGAAAGTACCTGGGATTACCGCCCCTATCAGACCGGCAATGCGGAAACCGTCTCCATCGCGGCGCCACAAACCGGCGGCTACTACTACATCATGCTGAAAGCCTATGAGCCCTTCACCGGCGTAAAACTGTTAGCCACTCACGATTAA
- a CDS encoding primosomal protein N' has product MDQHYLVAVAVPCPLRRSFHYKVESTEPPQPGQRVRVEFRHQQLTGVITDLPKTADVAHDKLKPAELLDTEPLLDAALLHLCQWAANYYQHPIGEVLAAAMPTNLRGDSQAGLPTETRWQLTIEGLGLPEGAPKGARKQADLLTFLRAGSRRAEDISAAGFSKSVLNGLHDKGLVESVDIAERQTFDAPLGEPPLTLNSEQTAALNAVPATGFWVGLLEGVTGSGKTEVYLQAIEKQLAAGRQALVLVPEIGLTPQTVQRFANRFKVPVGMLHSGVADGGRSETWQRARAGLDRIIIGTRSAIFTPLKHPGIIIVDEEHDGSYKQQEGFRYSARDLAVYRAHQLHIPLLLGSATPSLESLNNAIAGRYQHLHLTQRPAGRQAANLSTLDIRAKQLRDGLAEASIQALRGALQRGEQAMVFINRRGFAPVLMCHFCGWQSKCPRCDARMTLHRQPRHLHCHHCDLQRRVPSQCPDCKAPELTPMGAGTERTEEFLSRQFPDYPVIRIDRDATRSQRQFTEALNEIHSGRPCLLVGTQMLAKGHHFPRVSTVIIVDADGGLFSADFRGTERMAQLITQVAGRAGREQLRGQVLLQTHNGDHPYLQTLIQQGYAPLARLLLSERQLTGLPPNSSMTLLRAESKRPENALQFLQQARQLAEQLMPPSPQFRYLGPLPAAMEKRQDRFRFLLQLQADRRPAMQQFLPRWIAELEQLALAKRVRWSLDVDPQETQ; this is encoded by the coding sequence ATGGATCAGCATTATCTCGTCGCCGTCGCCGTGCCCTGCCCGTTGCGCCGGTCGTTTCACTACAAGGTCGAAAGCACCGAGCCACCCCAGCCCGGGCAGCGGGTGCGGGTGGAATTCCGGCATCAACAGCTCACCGGCGTCATCACAGACTTACCCAAAACTGCCGACGTAGCCCACGACAAGCTCAAACCGGCCGAACTGCTGGACACGGAACCCCTGCTGGATGCCGCCCTGCTGCACCTGTGCCAATGGGCCGCCAACTATTACCAGCACCCCATCGGAGAGGTGCTGGCCGCCGCCATGCCCACCAACCTGCGCGGTGACAGCCAGGCCGGTCTGCCCACCGAAACCCGCTGGCAGCTCACCATTGAAGGCCTGGGTCTGCCCGAAGGTGCTCCCAAAGGGGCGCGCAAGCAAGCCGATCTGCTCACCTTTCTGCGCGCGGGCAGTCGCCGGGCCGAAGACATCAGCGCCGCCGGCTTCAGCAAATCGGTGCTCAACGGCCTGCACGACAAGGGTCTGGTGGAAAGCGTGGACATCGCCGAGCGGCAGACCTTTGATGCCCCGCTGGGCGAACCGCCTTTGACGCTGAACAGCGAACAAACCGCCGCACTCAACGCCGTGCCAGCCACCGGCTTCTGGGTCGGTCTGCTGGAAGGCGTGACCGGCTCGGGCAAAACCGAGGTCTACCTGCAGGCAATCGAAAAACAACTGGCAGCGGGCCGGCAGGCGCTGGTGCTGGTACCGGAAATCGGCCTCACCCCACAAACCGTGCAGCGCTTTGCCAACCGCTTTAAGGTGCCGGTGGGGATGCTGCACTCGGGCGTGGCCGATGGCGGGCGCAGCGAAACCTGGCAACGCGCCCGCGCCGGCCTGGACCGGATCATCATCGGCACCCGCTCGGCCATTTTCACCCCGCTTAAGCACCCCGGCATCATCATCGTGGATGAAGAACACGACGGCTCCTATAAACAGCAGGAAGGCTTCCGCTACTCCGCCCGGGATTTGGCCGTGTACCGCGCGCACCAATTACACATTCCGCTGCTGTTGGGCAGCGCCACGCCGTCGCTGGAAAGCCTGAACAATGCCATCGCCGGCCGCTATCAGCATCTGCACCTGACCCAACGCCCGGCCGGCCGCCAGGCCGCGAACCTGAGTACCCTCGACATCCGCGCCAAGCAATTGCGCGATGGCCTGGCCGAGGCCTCTATCCAGGCCCTGCGCGGCGCCCTGCAGCGGGGCGAACAAGCCATGGTGTTTATCAACCGGCGCGGTTTTGCGCCGGTGCTTATGTGTCACTTCTGCGGCTGGCAATCCAAGTGCCCGCGCTGCGATGCGCGCATGACCCTGCACCGCCAACCCCGCCACCTGCACTGCCACCACTGCGACCTGCAACGGCGGGTGCCAAGCCAGTGCCCCGATTGCAAGGCCCCGGAGCTCACCCCCATGGGCGCCGGCACCGAGCGCACCGAAGAATTCTTAAGCCGGCAATTCCCCGACTACCCGGTGATCCGTATCGACCGCGATGCCACCCGCTCCCAGCGCCAGTTCACTGAAGCCCTGAACGAAATCCACTCCGGCCGGCCCTGCCTGCTGGTGGGCACCCAGATGCTGGCCAAGGGCCACCATTTCCCGCGCGTGTCCACGGTGATTATTGTGGATGCCGATGGCGGTCTGTTTTCGGCCGACTTCCGCGGCACCGAACGCATGGCCCAATTGATTACCCAGGTCGCCGGGCGCGCCGGACGCGAACAATTGCGCGGCCAGGTATTGCTGCAAACCCACAACGGCGACCACCCCTACCTGCAAACCCTGATCCAGCAAGGCTATGCGCCCCTCGCCCGCCTGCTATTAAGTGAGCGCCAACTTACCGGATTACCGCCCAATAGCAGCATGACGTTGCTCAGAGCCGAGTCCAAACGGCCGGAAAACGCCTTGCAATTCCTGCAACAGGCACGGCAATTGGCCGAGCAACTGATGCCCCCCAGCCCGCAGTTCCGCTACCTGGGCCCACTGCCCGCCGCCATGGAAAAACGCCAGGACCGCTTCCGCTTCCTGCTCCAGCTCCAGGCCGACCGCCGCCCCGCCATGCAGCAATTCCTGCCGCGCTGGATTGCTGAACTGGAACAACTGGCCCTGGCCAAACGGGTGCGCTGGTCATTGGATGTGGACCCGCAAGAGACGCAGTAG
- a CDS encoding SPOR domain-containing protein, translating into MTQDFANRKRRKQPSKKKSDVPGWVWLFTGAVLGAFVMFLVYLSDQPPAKQVAVAEAPKAETKAPEKTVPKPRFDFYKLLEESEVVVETPEETRKQLAEQKTEQVEYLLQVGSFKKAEDADSVRAKLILLNMDAKVEKVTVKSGETWHRVIVGPFDNTSAMANARSTLVSNRFDTLLLKRKPG; encoded by the coding sequence ATGACTCAAGATTTCGCCAACCGCAAACGCCGCAAGCAACCCAGCAAGAAAAAATCCGATGTACCCGGATGGGTCTGGCTGTTCACCGGCGCTGTGCTGGGCGCCTTTGTCATGTTTCTGGTGTACCTGTCCGACCAGCCACCGGCCAAGCAAGTGGCGGTCGCCGAAGCGCCCAAAGCCGAGACCAAAGCGCCCGAAAAAACCGTACCCAAACCCCGGTTCGACTTCTACAAACTGCTGGAAGAAAGCGAAGTGGTGGTGGAAACACCGGAAGAAACCCGCAAACAGCTGGCCGAGCAGAAAACCGAACAAGTGGAATACCTGCTGCAGGTGGGCTCGTTCAAGAAAGCCGAAGATGCCGACAGCGTACGCGCCAAGCTGATCCTGCTGAACATGGATGCCAAGGTAGAAAAGGTCACCGTGAAAAGCGGCGAGACCTGGCACCGCGTCATCGTGGGCCCCTTCGACAACACCTCGGCCATGGCCAACGCCCGCTCCACGCTCGTATCCAATCGCTTCGATACCCTGTTGCTGAAACGCAAACCGGGTTGA